In Methanolacinia paynteri, the DNA window GGAGAGCATCTTCCGGATCTTCTCTTGGAGAGATTAAGGTATCAGAGCACGACACCGATGTTGAAATTTATGCAGACCCCCTTGTAGAGAAGGTCTTCTTCAATTTAATCGACAACACCCTGAGACATGGCGGAGACAATGTTTCAAAGATCGATATCTCCGCAAAAGCGGCTGAAGGCGGACTGAAAATATTATACACTGACGACGGAGAGGGGATATCTTCATCCTTCAGGAATAACCTGTTTACGAGAGGATACGGCAGGAATACAGGTCTTGGGTTATTCCTCTCAAAAGAGATCCTTTCCATAACCGGAATCAGCATCCAGGAGACCGGCGACAGCAATCCGGGAGTATGCTTCGAAATTCAGGTTCCTCCCGGAGGATACCGCACCCTTTCAAAAACTACCTGATTTTTTATACCGGGCTATTTCTTTTTAGTCCAGACTTCCGCTGACAAAACCGTCGAGATCGAGGGTCACGAACTTAAAACCGTTCTGTTTTAAGAAAGATGATATTTCATCACTGTTTGAAATTATCAATCCAAAATCACCAGGATCAGTTTCAATCCTGGCTATGCCACCATGTTTCCTCACCCGTACCTGCCCCACGCCAAGGGAACTTATAAAATCCTCCGAGGCTTCGATCTCCCCGAGGATTTCCTCTTCGAGCTGGTCTCCGTAAGGTATCCGCGATGCAAGACAGGAGTAAGACGGCTTTTCACTGACCGGAAGCCCATAGATCCTTGCAAGTTTCCGGATATCCTCTTTATCCATCCCGGCTTCAATGAACGGATGGATGATTCCTGCCTCCTCCGATGCCTGGAACCCGGGCCTGAACTTTGCGAGATCCGAGATGTTGCTCCCGTCGGCTACATGCTCCAAACCAAGCATCTCTGCTTCCCGGAGGAGAAGACCGGACATCTTCTTTTTGCATATGTAACAGCGATCCCTTCCGTTCTCCCGGAACTCCGTATCCTCAAAAACATCTGATTTTATGACGGAGCATGGCAATGAAAGCGACTCGGCAAGCTCCAGTGCCTCTCTTATCTCCGAACGGGAGACAAGCGGCGAGTCTATGAGTGCGCATGACATCCGGGCGGGAAGAACCTCATTTGCGGCTACGGCAAGGACGGTGCTGTCTACACCTCCCGAATAGGATACAAGGAGACTCCCGGCCGAATTGATGACTTCTTTCAGCTTTCTTATCTTTTCATCGAACGAATCCATGATATCAGGGACAATGGAATAACTTGACCGCTCCCACCGCATATTACTTCCGGCATTGAGAGCAGAGGGAGAGGACCGATCGGATAATTTCTTTTTGTCTCAGATCGAGATTCTGTGCAGGACTTTAACAGAAAGATCGATATGACCGAGGAAAAGAGATTCATATACATGGACAATGCAGCAACCACTCCCACCAGGAAGGAGGTGGTCGATGCCATGATACCCTATATGTCGGATAATTTCGGAAATCCGTCATCCCTTTACAGCA includes these proteins:
- the larE gene encoding ATP-dependent sacrificial sulfur transferase LarE, whose product is MRWERSSYSIVPDIMDSFDEKIRKLKEVINSAGSLLVSYSGGVDSTVLAVAANEVLPARMSCALIDSPLVSRSEIREALELAESLSLPCSVIKSDVFEDTEFRENGRDRCYICKKKMSGLLLREAEMLGLEHVADGSNISDLAKFRPGFQASEEAGIIHPFIEAGMDKEDIRKLARIYGLPVSEKPSYSCLASRIPYGDQLEEEILGEIEASEDFISSLGVGQVRVRKHGGIARIETDPGDFGLIISNSDEISSFLKQNGFKFVTLDLDGFVSGSLD